From the genome of Capricornis sumatraensis isolate serow.1 chromosome 17, serow.2, whole genome shotgun sequence, one region includes:
- the MORC2 gene encoding ATPase MORC2 isoform X7, whose amino-acid sequence MAFTNYSSLNRAQLTFEYLHTNSTTHEFLFGALAELVDNARDADATRIDIYAERREDLRGGFMLCFLDDGAGMDPSDAASVIQFGKSAKRTPESTQIGQYGNGLKSGSMRIGKDFILFTKKEDTMTCLFLSRTFHEEEGIDEVIVPLPTWNARTREPVTDNVEKFAIETELIYKYSPFHNEEEVMTQFMKILGDSGTLVIIFNLKLMDNGEPELDIISNPRDIQMAETSPEGTKPERRSFRAYAAVLYIDPRMRIFIHGHKVQTKRLSCCLYKPRMYKYTSSRFKTRAEQEVKKAEHVARIAEEKAREAESKARTLEVRLGGDLTRDSRVMLRQVQNTAITLRREADVKKRIKEAKQRALKEPKELNFVFGVNIEHRGLDGMFIYNCSRLIKMYEKVGPQLEGGMACGGVVGVVDVPYLVLEPTHNKQDFADAKEYRHLLRAMGEHLAQYWKDIAIAQRGIIKFWDEFGYLSANWNQPPSSDLRYKRRRSMEIPTTIQCDLCLKWRTLPFQLNSVERDYPDTWVCSMNPDPEQDRCEASEQKQKFPLGTLKKDLKTQEEKQKQLTEKIRQQQEKLEALQKTTPIRSQADLKKLPLEVTTRPSSEEPARRPQRPRSPPLPAVIKNAPSRPPSLQAPRPASQPRKAPVISNAPKPAAPAAREEASTSRLLQPPEAPRKPANALVRPASRATPAVQPPLPSPQSNSRSPREVPSPRALKTPVVKKPELPTKLSPATPSRKRSLGASDEEEAEEEAEKRKERSKRGKLAVKEEKKDLSELSDSSGEEDSGDFKSAQRDKGLHVEVRVNREWYTGRVTAVEVAKNAVRWKVKFDYVPTDTTPRDRWVEKGSDDVRLMKPPSPEYQSPDTHQEGREEAAAAPAGGSVAQQAVASAEPSTSDCIPIEPDTTAPSTNHETIDLLVQILRNCLRYFLPPSFPISKKELSAMNSDELISFPLKEYFKQYEVGLQNLCHSYQSRADSRAKASEESLRTSERKLRETEEKLQKLRTNIVALLQKVQEDLDINTDDELDAYIEDLITKGD is encoded by the exons AACCACTCATGAATTCTTGTTTGGTGCTCTTGCTGAACTAGTTGATAATGCAAG AGATGCTGATGCCACAAGAATTGATATTTATGCAG aaaggcgagaggaccttCGAGGAGGATTTATGCTTTGTTTTTTGGATGATGGAGCGGGAATGGATCCAA GTGATGCTGCCAGCGTGATCCAGTTCGGGAAGTCGGCCAAGCGAACGCCTGAGTCCACCCAGATCGGGCAGTACGGGAACGGGTTAAAGTC GGGCTCGATGCGCATCGGAAAGGATTTCATCCTCTTCACCAAGAAGGAAGACACCATGACCTGCCTCTTCCTGTCACGCACCTTTCATGAGGAGGAAGGCATTGATGAG GTGATAGTCCCGTTGCCCACTTGGAACGCTCGGACCCGGGAACCTGTCACAGACAACGTGGAGAAGTTTGCCATCGAGACAGAACTCATCTACAAATATTCTCCCTTCCACAATGAAGAGGAGGTGATGACTCAGTTCATGAAGATTCTTGGGGACAGCG GAACGCTGGTAATCATCTTCAACCTCAAACTTATGGATAACGGAGAGCCAGAGCTGGACATAATCTCCAATCCAAGGGATATCCAGATGGCAGAGACTTCGCCGGAGGGCAC GAAGCCGGAGCGCCGCTCCTTCCGTGCCTACGCTGCCGTGCTCTACATTGACCCCCGGATGCGGATCTTCATCCACGGGCACAAGGTGCAGACCAAGCGGCTCTCCTGCTGCCTGTACAAGCCCAG GATGTACAAGTACACATCAAGCCGGTTCAAGACCCGCGCGGAGCAggaggtgaagaaagctgagcatgtgGCGAGGATTG CTGAAGAGAAGGCACGGGAGGCAGAGAGCAAAGCTCGGACGTTGGAAGTGCGCCTGGGTGGAGACCTCACGCGGGACTCCAGG GTGATGTTGCGACAGGTCCAGAACACAGCCATTACCCTGCGCAGGGAAGCCGATGTCAAGAAGCGGATCAAGGAAGCCAAGCAGCG AGCACTTAAGGAACCCAAGGAGCTGAACTTTGTTTTTGGGGTCAACATTGAGCACCGGGGCCTGGATGGAATGTTCATCTACAACTGTAGCCGCCTGATCAAGATGTACGAGAAAGTGGGCCCGCAGCTGGAAGGTGGCAT GGCGTGTGGCGGGGTTGTCGGGGTCGTCGATGTGCCCTACCTGGTCCTGGAGCCCACACACAACAAGCAGGACTTTGCGGATGCCAAGGAGTACCGGCACCTCCTGCGGGCCATGGGGGAGCACCTGGCGCAGTACTGGAAGGACATCGCCATTG CCCAGCGGGGAATCATCAAGTTCTGGGATGAGTTTGGCTACCTCTCTGCCAACTGGAACCAGCCCCCATCCAGTGACCTGCGCTACAAACGGCGGCGATCCATGGAGATCCCGACCACCATCCAGTGTG ATCTGTGTCTGAAGTGGCGGACACTCCCCTTTCAGCTGAATTCTGTGGAGAGAGATTACCCTGACACTTGGGTTTGCTCCATGAACCCTGATCCTGAGCAGGACCG GTGTGAGGCTTCAGAGCAGAAGCAGAAGTTTCCCTTGGGGACATTGAAAAAGGACCTGAAGAcacaggaagagaagcagaagcaACTGACAGAAAAAATTCGCCAGCAGCAGGAGAAGCTGGAGGCCCTGCAA AAAACCACACCCATTCGCTCCCAGGCTGACCTGAAGAAACTGCCTTTGGAAGTGACCACCAGACCTTCCTCTGAG GAACCTGCACGTAGACCTCAGCGCCCTCGGTCACCTCCTTTACCTGCTGTGATCAAGAATGCCCCGAGCAGACCCCCTTCCCTGCAAGCTCCCAGGCCAGCCAGCCAGCCCAGGAAGGCTCCTGTCATCAGTAACGCCCCAAAGCCTGCTGCCCCGGCCGCCCGGGAGGAGGCCAGCACTTCCCGGCTGCTCCAGCCTCCCGAGGCACCCCGGAAGCCTGCCAACGCTCTGGTCAGGCCTGCGTCCCGGGCCACCCCAGCGGTACAGCCACCGTTACCATCTCCCCAGTCCAACTCCAGGAGCCCTCGGGAGGTCCCTTCCCCCCGAGCTCTGAAGACTCCAGTGGTCAAGAAGCCAGAGCTGCCCACTAAACTCTCCCCG GCCACTCCCAGTCGGAAGCGGAGCCTCGGGGCCTCTGAtgaggaagaagcagaggaagaggctgagaagaggaaggagaggtccAAGCGGGGCAAGTTGgctgtgaaggaggaaaagaaggactTGAGCGAG CTCTCAGACAGCTCTGGGGAAGAGGACTCGGGTGACTTCAAGAGCGCTCAGAGAG ATAAGGGGCTGCACGTGGAGGTGCGTGTGAATAGGGAGTGGTACACAGGCCGTGTCACAGCTGTGGAGGTGGCCAAGAATGCAGTGCGGTGGAAGGTGAAATTTGACTATGTGCCCACGGACACAACACCAAGAGACCGCTG GGTGGAGAAAGGCAGTGACGATGTGCGGTTGATGAAGCCCCCGTCCCCAGAGTATCAGAGCCCAGACACACACCAGGAGGGCAGAGAAGAGGCAGCGGCGGCCCCGGCGGGGGGTTCGGTGGCCCAGCAAGCTGTAGCCTCGGCGGAGCCCTCCACCTCTGACTGCATCCCTATCGAGCCTGACACCACCGCCCCCAGCACCAACCACGAGACCATTGACCTCCTCGTCCAGATTCTTCG GAATTGTTTACGGTACTTCCTGCCTCCGAGTTTCCCCATCTCTAAGAAGGAGCTGAGTGCTATGAACTCAGATGAGCTGATATCATTTCCTCTG AAAGAGTACTTCAAGCAGTATGAAGTCGGGCTCCAGAACCTGTGCCATTCCTACCAGAGCCGTGCCGACTCGCGGGCCAAGGCTTCTGAGGAGAGCCTGCGCACCTCCGAGAGAAAGCTGCGTGAGACCGAGGAGAAGCTGCAGAAGCTGAGGACCAACATCGTGGCACTCCTGCAAAAGGTGCAGGAG GACTTAGACATTAACACAGACGACGAGCTGGATGCCTACATCGAGGACCTGATCACCAAGGGGGACTAG
- the MORC2 gene encoding ATPase MORC2 isoform X3 — protein sequence MAFTNYSSLNRAQLTFEYLHTNSTTHEFLFGALAELVDNARDADATRIDIYAERREDLRGGFMLCFLDDGAGMDPSDAASVIQFGKSAKRTPESTQIGQYGNGLKSGSMRIGKDFILFTKKEDTMTCLFLSRTFHEEEGIDEVIVPLPTWNARTREPVTDNVEKFAIETELIYKYSPFHNEEEVMTQFMKILGDSGTLVIIFNLKLMDNGEPELDIISNPRDIQMAETSPEGTKPERRSFRAYAAVLYIDPRMRIFIHGHKVQTKRLSCCLYKPRMYKYTSSRFKTRAEQEVKKAEHVARIAEEKAREAESKARTLEVRLGGDLTRDSRVMLRQVQNTAITLRREADVKKRIKEAKQRALKEPKELNFVFGVNIEHRGLDGMFIYNCSRLIKMYEKVGPQLEGGMACGGVVGVVDVPYLVLEPTHNKQDFADAKEYRHLLRAMGEHLAQYWKDIAIAQRGIIKFWDEFGYLSANWNQPPSSDLRYKRRRSMEIPTTIQCDLCLKWRTLPFQLNSVERDYPDTWVCSMNPDPEQDRCEASEQKQKFPLGTLKKDLKTQEEKQKQLTEKIRQQQEKLEALQKTTPIRSQADLKKLPLEVTTRPSSEEPARRPQRPRSPPLPAVIKNAPSRPPSLQAPRPASQPRKAPVISNAPKPAAPAAREEASTSRLLQPPEAPRKPANALVRPASRATPAVQPPLPSPQSNSRSPREVPSPRALKTPVVKKPELPTKLSPQATPSRKRSLGASDEEEAEEEAEKRKERSKRGKLAVKEEKKDLSELSDSSGEEDSGDFKSAQRDKGLHVEVRVNREWYTGRVTAVEVAKNAVRWKVKFDYVPTDTTPRDRWVEKGSDDVRLMKPPSPEYQSPDTHQEGREEAAAAPAGGSVAQQAVASAEPSTSDCIPIEPDTTAPSTNHETIDLLVQILRNCLRYFLPPSFPISKKELSAMNSDELISFPLKEYFKQYEVGLQNLCHSYQSRADSRAKASEESLRTSERKLRETEEKLQKLRTNIVALLQKVQEVSQATLSLQRTTWCLGGGGGLGTSCSLLPTHRNVWFQPWRHSILTRRAGGGAAAGPRPSHTHGEDEVRVQDSTEEVPSYLGLRH from the exons AACCACTCATGAATTCTTGTTTGGTGCTCTTGCTGAACTAGTTGATAATGCAAG AGATGCTGATGCCACAAGAATTGATATTTATGCAG aaaggcgagaggaccttCGAGGAGGATTTATGCTTTGTTTTTTGGATGATGGAGCGGGAATGGATCCAA GTGATGCTGCCAGCGTGATCCAGTTCGGGAAGTCGGCCAAGCGAACGCCTGAGTCCACCCAGATCGGGCAGTACGGGAACGGGTTAAAGTC GGGCTCGATGCGCATCGGAAAGGATTTCATCCTCTTCACCAAGAAGGAAGACACCATGACCTGCCTCTTCCTGTCACGCACCTTTCATGAGGAGGAAGGCATTGATGAG GTGATAGTCCCGTTGCCCACTTGGAACGCTCGGACCCGGGAACCTGTCACAGACAACGTGGAGAAGTTTGCCATCGAGACAGAACTCATCTACAAATATTCTCCCTTCCACAATGAAGAGGAGGTGATGACTCAGTTCATGAAGATTCTTGGGGACAGCG GAACGCTGGTAATCATCTTCAACCTCAAACTTATGGATAACGGAGAGCCAGAGCTGGACATAATCTCCAATCCAAGGGATATCCAGATGGCAGAGACTTCGCCGGAGGGCAC GAAGCCGGAGCGCCGCTCCTTCCGTGCCTACGCTGCCGTGCTCTACATTGACCCCCGGATGCGGATCTTCATCCACGGGCACAAGGTGCAGACCAAGCGGCTCTCCTGCTGCCTGTACAAGCCCAG GATGTACAAGTACACATCAAGCCGGTTCAAGACCCGCGCGGAGCAggaggtgaagaaagctgagcatgtgGCGAGGATTG CTGAAGAGAAGGCACGGGAGGCAGAGAGCAAAGCTCGGACGTTGGAAGTGCGCCTGGGTGGAGACCTCACGCGGGACTCCAGG GTGATGTTGCGACAGGTCCAGAACACAGCCATTACCCTGCGCAGGGAAGCCGATGTCAAGAAGCGGATCAAGGAAGCCAAGCAGCG AGCACTTAAGGAACCCAAGGAGCTGAACTTTGTTTTTGGGGTCAACATTGAGCACCGGGGCCTGGATGGAATGTTCATCTACAACTGTAGCCGCCTGATCAAGATGTACGAGAAAGTGGGCCCGCAGCTGGAAGGTGGCAT GGCGTGTGGCGGGGTTGTCGGGGTCGTCGATGTGCCCTACCTGGTCCTGGAGCCCACACACAACAAGCAGGACTTTGCGGATGCCAAGGAGTACCGGCACCTCCTGCGGGCCATGGGGGAGCACCTGGCGCAGTACTGGAAGGACATCGCCATTG CCCAGCGGGGAATCATCAAGTTCTGGGATGAGTTTGGCTACCTCTCTGCCAACTGGAACCAGCCCCCATCCAGTGACCTGCGCTACAAACGGCGGCGATCCATGGAGATCCCGACCACCATCCAGTGTG ATCTGTGTCTGAAGTGGCGGACACTCCCCTTTCAGCTGAATTCTGTGGAGAGAGATTACCCTGACACTTGGGTTTGCTCCATGAACCCTGATCCTGAGCAGGACCG GTGTGAGGCTTCAGAGCAGAAGCAGAAGTTTCCCTTGGGGACATTGAAAAAGGACCTGAAGAcacaggaagagaagcagaagcaACTGACAGAAAAAATTCGCCAGCAGCAGGAGAAGCTGGAGGCCCTGCAA AAAACCACACCCATTCGCTCCCAGGCTGACCTGAAGAAACTGCCTTTGGAAGTGACCACCAGACCTTCCTCTGAG GAACCTGCACGTAGACCTCAGCGCCCTCGGTCACCTCCTTTACCTGCTGTGATCAAGAATGCCCCGAGCAGACCCCCTTCCCTGCAAGCTCCCAGGCCAGCCAGCCAGCCCAGGAAGGCTCCTGTCATCAGTAACGCCCCAAAGCCTGCTGCCCCGGCCGCCCGGGAGGAGGCCAGCACTTCCCGGCTGCTCCAGCCTCCCGAGGCACCCCGGAAGCCTGCCAACGCTCTGGTCAGGCCTGCGTCCCGGGCCACCCCAGCGGTACAGCCACCGTTACCATCTCCCCAGTCCAACTCCAGGAGCCCTCGGGAGGTCCCTTCCCCCCGAGCTCTGAAGACTCCAGTGGTCAAGAAGCCAGAGCTGCCCACTAAACTCTCCCCG CAGGCCACTCCCAGTCGGAAGCGGAGCCTCGGGGCCTCTGAtgaggaagaagcagaggaagaggctgagaagaggaaggagaggtccAAGCGGGGCAAGTTGgctgtgaaggaggaaaagaaggactTGAGCGAG CTCTCAGACAGCTCTGGGGAAGAGGACTCGGGTGACTTCAAGAGCGCTCAGAGAG ATAAGGGGCTGCACGTGGAGGTGCGTGTGAATAGGGAGTGGTACACAGGCCGTGTCACAGCTGTGGAGGTGGCCAAGAATGCAGTGCGGTGGAAGGTGAAATTTGACTATGTGCCCACGGACACAACACCAAGAGACCGCTG GGTGGAGAAAGGCAGTGACGATGTGCGGTTGATGAAGCCCCCGTCCCCAGAGTATCAGAGCCCAGACACACACCAGGAGGGCAGAGAAGAGGCAGCGGCGGCCCCGGCGGGGGGTTCGGTGGCCCAGCAAGCTGTAGCCTCGGCGGAGCCCTCCACCTCTGACTGCATCCCTATCGAGCCTGACACCACCGCCCCCAGCACCAACCACGAGACCATTGACCTCCTCGTCCAGATTCTTCG GAATTGTTTACGGTACTTCCTGCCTCCGAGTTTCCCCATCTCTAAGAAGGAGCTGAGTGCTATGAACTCAGATGAGCTGATATCATTTCCTCTG AAAGAGTACTTCAAGCAGTATGAAGTCGGGCTCCAGAACCTGTGCCATTCCTACCAGAGCCGTGCCGACTCGCGGGCCAAGGCTTCTGAGGAGAGCCTGCGCACCTCCGAGAGAAAGCTGCGTGAGACCGAGGAGAAGCTGCAGAAGCTGAGGACCAACATCGTGGCACTCCTGCAAAAGGTGCAGGAGGTGAGCCAGGCCACCCTCTCATTGCAGCGGACCACCTGGTgtctcgggggcggggggggcctgGGTACCTCGtgctcccttctccccactcaCAGGAATGTGTGGTTCCAACCCTGGCGGCACAGCATCCTGACCAGGCGGGCTGGAGGTGGTGCGGCTGCTGGGCCTCGTCCCAGCCACACCCACG GAGAGGACGAGGTTAGAGTCCAGGACTCCACTGAGGAGGTTCCCAGTTATCTGG GACTTAGACATTAA
- the MORC2 gene encoding ATPase MORC2 isoform X5: MAFTNYSSLNRAQLTFEYLHTNSTTHEFLFGALAELVDNARDADATRIDIYAERREDLRGGFMLCFLDDGAGMDPSDAASVIQFGKSAKRTPESTQIGQYGNGLKSGSMRIGKDFILFTKKEDTMTCLFLSRTFHEEEGIDEVIVPLPTWNARTREPVTDNVEKFAIETELIYKYSPFHNEEEVMTQFMKILGDSGTLVIIFNLKLMDNGEPELDIISNPRDIQMAETSPEGTKPERRSFRAYAAVLYIDPRMRIFIHGHKVQTKRLSCCLYKPRMYKYTSSRFKTRAEQEVKKAEHVARIAEEKAREAESKARTLEVRLGGDLTRDSRVMLRQVQNTAITLRREADVKKRIKEAKQRALKEPKELNFVFGVNIEHRGLDGMFIYNCSRLIKMYEKVGPQLEGGMACGGVVGVVDVPYLVLEPTHNKQDFADAKEYRHLLRAMGEHLAQYWKDIAIAQRGIIKFWDEFGYLSANWNQPPSSDLRYKRRRSMEIPTTIQCDLCLKWRTLPFQLNSVERDYPDTWVCSMNPDPEQDRCEASEQKQKFPLGTLKKDLKTQEEKQKQLTEKIRQQQEKLEALQKTTPIRSQADLKKLPLEVTTRPSSEEPARRPQRPRSPPLPAVIKNAPSRPPSLQAPRPASQPRKAPVISNAPKPAAPAAREEASTSRLLQPPEAPRKPANALVRPASRATPAVQPPLPSPQSNSRSPREVPSPRALKTPVVKKPELPTKLSPQATPSRKRSLGASDEEEAEEEAEKRKERSKRGKLAVKEEKKDLSELSDSSGEEDSGDFKSAQRDKGLHVEVRVNREWYTGRVTAVEVAKNAVRWKVKFDYVPTDTTPRDRWVEKGSDDVRLMKPPSPEYQSPDTHQEGREEAAAAPAGGSVAQQAVASAEPSTSDCIPIEPDTTAPSTNHETIDLLVQILRNCLRYFLPPSFPISKKELSAMNSDELISFPLKEYFKQYEVGLQNLCHSYQSRADSRAKASEESLRTSERKLRETEEKLQKLRTNIVALLQKVQEECVVPTLAAQHPDQAGWRWCGCWASSQPHPRRGRG, encoded by the exons AACCACTCATGAATTCTTGTTTGGTGCTCTTGCTGAACTAGTTGATAATGCAAG AGATGCTGATGCCACAAGAATTGATATTTATGCAG aaaggcgagaggaccttCGAGGAGGATTTATGCTTTGTTTTTTGGATGATGGAGCGGGAATGGATCCAA GTGATGCTGCCAGCGTGATCCAGTTCGGGAAGTCGGCCAAGCGAACGCCTGAGTCCACCCAGATCGGGCAGTACGGGAACGGGTTAAAGTC GGGCTCGATGCGCATCGGAAAGGATTTCATCCTCTTCACCAAGAAGGAAGACACCATGACCTGCCTCTTCCTGTCACGCACCTTTCATGAGGAGGAAGGCATTGATGAG GTGATAGTCCCGTTGCCCACTTGGAACGCTCGGACCCGGGAACCTGTCACAGACAACGTGGAGAAGTTTGCCATCGAGACAGAACTCATCTACAAATATTCTCCCTTCCACAATGAAGAGGAGGTGATGACTCAGTTCATGAAGATTCTTGGGGACAGCG GAACGCTGGTAATCATCTTCAACCTCAAACTTATGGATAACGGAGAGCCAGAGCTGGACATAATCTCCAATCCAAGGGATATCCAGATGGCAGAGACTTCGCCGGAGGGCAC GAAGCCGGAGCGCCGCTCCTTCCGTGCCTACGCTGCCGTGCTCTACATTGACCCCCGGATGCGGATCTTCATCCACGGGCACAAGGTGCAGACCAAGCGGCTCTCCTGCTGCCTGTACAAGCCCAG GATGTACAAGTACACATCAAGCCGGTTCAAGACCCGCGCGGAGCAggaggtgaagaaagctgagcatgtgGCGAGGATTG CTGAAGAGAAGGCACGGGAGGCAGAGAGCAAAGCTCGGACGTTGGAAGTGCGCCTGGGTGGAGACCTCACGCGGGACTCCAGG GTGATGTTGCGACAGGTCCAGAACACAGCCATTACCCTGCGCAGGGAAGCCGATGTCAAGAAGCGGATCAAGGAAGCCAAGCAGCG AGCACTTAAGGAACCCAAGGAGCTGAACTTTGTTTTTGGGGTCAACATTGAGCACCGGGGCCTGGATGGAATGTTCATCTACAACTGTAGCCGCCTGATCAAGATGTACGAGAAAGTGGGCCCGCAGCTGGAAGGTGGCAT GGCGTGTGGCGGGGTTGTCGGGGTCGTCGATGTGCCCTACCTGGTCCTGGAGCCCACACACAACAAGCAGGACTTTGCGGATGCCAAGGAGTACCGGCACCTCCTGCGGGCCATGGGGGAGCACCTGGCGCAGTACTGGAAGGACATCGCCATTG CCCAGCGGGGAATCATCAAGTTCTGGGATGAGTTTGGCTACCTCTCTGCCAACTGGAACCAGCCCCCATCCAGTGACCTGCGCTACAAACGGCGGCGATCCATGGAGATCCCGACCACCATCCAGTGTG ATCTGTGTCTGAAGTGGCGGACACTCCCCTTTCAGCTGAATTCTGTGGAGAGAGATTACCCTGACACTTGGGTTTGCTCCATGAACCCTGATCCTGAGCAGGACCG GTGTGAGGCTTCAGAGCAGAAGCAGAAGTTTCCCTTGGGGACATTGAAAAAGGACCTGAAGAcacaggaagagaagcagaagcaACTGACAGAAAAAATTCGCCAGCAGCAGGAGAAGCTGGAGGCCCTGCAA AAAACCACACCCATTCGCTCCCAGGCTGACCTGAAGAAACTGCCTTTGGAAGTGACCACCAGACCTTCCTCTGAG GAACCTGCACGTAGACCTCAGCGCCCTCGGTCACCTCCTTTACCTGCTGTGATCAAGAATGCCCCGAGCAGACCCCCTTCCCTGCAAGCTCCCAGGCCAGCCAGCCAGCCCAGGAAGGCTCCTGTCATCAGTAACGCCCCAAAGCCTGCTGCCCCGGCCGCCCGGGAGGAGGCCAGCACTTCCCGGCTGCTCCAGCCTCCCGAGGCACCCCGGAAGCCTGCCAACGCTCTGGTCAGGCCTGCGTCCCGGGCCACCCCAGCGGTACAGCCACCGTTACCATCTCCCCAGTCCAACTCCAGGAGCCCTCGGGAGGTCCCTTCCCCCCGAGCTCTGAAGACTCCAGTGGTCAAGAAGCCAGAGCTGCCCACTAAACTCTCCCCG CAGGCCACTCCCAGTCGGAAGCGGAGCCTCGGGGCCTCTGAtgaggaagaagcagaggaagaggctgagaagaggaaggagaggtccAAGCGGGGCAAGTTGgctgtgaaggaggaaaagaaggactTGAGCGAG CTCTCAGACAGCTCTGGGGAAGAGGACTCGGGTGACTTCAAGAGCGCTCAGAGAG ATAAGGGGCTGCACGTGGAGGTGCGTGTGAATAGGGAGTGGTACACAGGCCGTGTCACAGCTGTGGAGGTGGCCAAGAATGCAGTGCGGTGGAAGGTGAAATTTGACTATGTGCCCACGGACACAACACCAAGAGACCGCTG GGTGGAGAAAGGCAGTGACGATGTGCGGTTGATGAAGCCCCCGTCCCCAGAGTATCAGAGCCCAGACACACACCAGGAGGGCAGAGAAGAGGCAGCGGCGGCCCCGGCGGGGGGTTCGGTGGCCCAGCAAGCTGTAGCCTCGGCGGAGCCCTCCACCTCTGACTGCATCCCTATCGAGCCTGACACCACCGCCCCCAGCACCAACCACGAGACCATTGACCTCCTCGTCCAGATTCTTCG GAATTGTTTACGGTACTTCCTGCCTCCGAGTTTCCCCATCTCTAAGAAGGAGCTGAGTGCTATGAACTCAGATGAGCTGATATCATTTCCTCTG AAAGAGTACTTCAAGCAGTATGAAGTCGGGCTCCAGAACCTGTGCCATTCCTACCAGAGCCGTGCCGACTCGCGGGCCAAGGCTTCTGAGGAGAGCCTGCGCACCTCCGAGAGAAAGCTGCGTGAGACCGAGGAGAAGCTGCAGAAGCTGAGGACCAACATCGTGGCACTCCTGCAAAAGGTGCAGGAG GAATGTGTGGTTCCAACCCTGGCGGCACAGCATCCTGACCAGGCGGGCTGGAGGTGGTGCGGCTGCTGGGCCTCGTCCCAGCCACACCCACG GAGAGGACGAGGTTAG